The following proteins come from a genomic window of Populus alba chromosome 12, ASM523922v2, whole genome shotgun sequence:
- the LOC118060501 gene encoding cytokinin hydroxylase yields MGVLFQVLIFSFLGSFFNVIWRILFSCWILPGRAHMKLRKNGFRGPTPNFPLGNHREIKRISREATVSSSSSSSSGSLKISNDIHSSVFPYFSQWQKSHGKVFIYWLGTEPFLYIADPDFLKEMASGVMGKSWGKPRVFKHDREPMFGNGLVMAEGDEWVRHRHVITPAFSPANLKAMSSLMVESTTKMLDKWTALINSGNHEIDVEREITATAGEIIAKASFGISYENGSKVFEKLRAMQITLFKSNRYVGVPFSKLISPKKTIEAKKLGNEIDALLLSIIKAHKNSNDGCPQKDLLGLLLQVDRVNGMSGKMLTTRQLVDECKTFFFGGHETTALALSWTLLLLAMHPDWQNILREEIRQVTGDKEIDFTKVAGLKKMGWVMNEVLRLYPPSPNVQRQAREDIRVNDLLIPNGTNMWIDVVAMHHDPKLWGEDANEFKPERFKDDLYGGCRHKMGFLPFGFGGRMCIGRNLTAMEYKIVLTLILTRFSFSVSPTYSHSPAILLSLRPGNGLQLILQPI; encoded by the exons ATGGGAGTGCTATTTCAAGTGcttattttctcctttcttgGTAGTTTTTTTAACGTAATATGGAGAATATTGTTTTCTTGCTGGATTTTGCCTGGTAGGGCCCAtatgaagctaaggaaaaatgGGTTTCGAGGTCCAACACCAAATTTCCCTTTAGGAAATCATAGGGAAATCAAAAGGATTAGTAGGGAAGCAacagtttcttcttcttcttcttcttcttctgggtCCTTAAAAATCTCTAATGATATTCATTCTTCAGTTTTTCCCTACTTCTCTCAATGGCAGAAGTCTCATG GGAAAGTATTCATATACTGGTTAGGTACAGAGCCATTTTTGTACATAGCAGACCCAGatttcttgaaagaaatggCTTCAGGGGTGATGGGCAAGAGTTGGGGAAAGCCTCGAGTGTTTAAACATGATAGAGAACCCATGTTTGGTAACGGTTTGGTCATGGCTGAAGGTGATGAATGGGTTCGCCACCGCCATGTTATCACTCCTGCATTCTCTCCAGCCAACTTGAAG GCTATGTCTAGCTTAATGGTGGAGTCCACCACAAAGATGCTAGACAAGTGGACTGCCCTCATAAATTCCGGCAACCATGAAATCGACGTGGAGAGAGAAATCACGGCGACGGCCGGAGAGATAATAGCCAAGGCAAGCTTTGGCATAAGCTATGAAAATGGGAGCAAGGTGTTTGAGAAATTAAGGGCAATGCAAATCACTCTGTTTAAATCAAACCGTTATGTGGGGGTACCCTTTAGCAAGCTCATCTCCCCTAAAAAAACCATCGAGGCCAAAAAGCTTGGAAATGAAATCGATGCTCTCCTCTTATCTATCATAAAAGCTCATAAAAATTCTAATGATGGGTGTCCTCAAAAGGATTTGCTAGGGTTATTGCTCCAAGTGGATCGTGTGAATGGAATGTCAGGGAAGATGTTAACAACAAGGCAATTGGTCGATGAGTGCAAGACTTTCTTCTTTGGTGGCCACGAGACCACAGCTTTGGCTCTGTCATGGACATTGCTGCTTTTGGCTATGCATCCAGACTGGCAAAACATATTGAGAGAGGAGATTAGACAAGTTACAGGAGATAAAGAAATTGATTTCACGAAGGTTGCTGGACTGAAGAAG ATGGGGTGGGTGATGAATGAAGTCTTACGGCTCTACCCGCCATCGCCTAATGTGCAGAGGCAAGCTAGAGAAGATATTCGAGTAAATGACCTCTTAATACCAAATGGGACCAACATGTGGATTGATGTTGTAGCCATGCACCATGACCCTAAACTATGGGGAGAAGATGCGAACGAGTTTAAACCAGAGAGGTTCAAGGATGACTTGTATGGCGGATGCAGACACAAGATGGGGTTTCTGCCTTTCGGGTTTGGAGGAAGAATGTGCATAGGCAGGAACTTGACAGCGATGGAGTATAAGATTGTGCTAACCTTGATTCTCACTAGGTTTTCATTCTCTGTCTCTCCAACATACAGTCATTCTCCAGCTATTTTGCTTTCCTTAAGGCCCGGCAATGGCCTGCAACTCATTCTCCAGCCCATTTAG